The proteins below come from a single Pseudochaenichthys georgianus chromosome 14, fPseGeo1.2, whole genome shotgun sequence genomic window:
- the LOC117458864 gene encoding uncharacterized protein DDB_G0284459-like: MKGLLFLLCCVELLGSLLCGAETIAATSAAEDLTTTDPASTTQEDNSTADSTLPTFQKTSRPDHTSEANNQSESPSPSSLAFSSHSTSMPSGTHRPTTIYTTTTTPFNMYRKECLPLFMVSGGLIIACTILLVSTLLLIWKVCQQSRRIKALSSNADLISTSEYWMGTAKRNKSASELEAKENTVLMSDIGQTQEEVGNGTTKEEGGKVKEDGPKEEKKKEEETAKSEVSEKASKPQEEATDSKSTEAASASNCKGTEEPKDKV; the protein is encoded by the coding sequence ATGAAGGGACTGCTCTTCCTGTTGTGCTGCGTAGAACTCCTTGGTTCACTATTGTGCGGTGCTGAAACGATTGCAGCAACTAGTGCTGCTGAAGATCTGACTACTACAGATCCTGCCTCAACTACACAAGAAGACAATTCAACTGCAGACTCCACTTTACCAACTTTTCAAAAAACATCCCGACCTGATCACACAAGTGAGGCCAACAATCAGTCTGAGTCACCTTCACCAAGCTCCCTGGCCTTCAGCAGTCATAGCACTTCAATGCCATCTGGCACACATCGGCCCACCACCATTTATACTACCACCACCACCCCTTTCAATATGTACAGGAAGGAATGCCTTCCATTGTTCATGGTGAGCGGCGGACTGATCATAGCGTGTACCATTCTGCTAGTTTCTACTCTGCTGTTGATATGGAAGGTGTGCCAGCAGAGCAGACGCATCAAGGCGCTGAGCAGCAACGCAGACCTGATCAGCACCTCCGAATACTGGATGGGAACCGCCAAGAGGAACAAAAGCGCATCAGAGCTAGAAGCCAAAGAGAACACAGTGTTGATGTCTGACATTGGTCAAACGCAGGAGGAGGTGGGTAATGGTACCACCAAGGAAGAAGGCGGGAAGGTAAAGGAGGATGGACCaaaggaagagaagaagaaggaggaggaaaCTGCAAAGAGTGAAGTTTCTGAAAAGGCCTCAAAGCCACAAGAAGAAGCCACTGACTCCAAGTCCACCGAGGCCGCATCCGCCTCCAACTGTAAAGGCACTGAGGAACCAAAAGATAAAGTCTAG